One genomic region from Ursus arctos isolate Adak ecotype North America unplaced genomic scaffold, UrsArc2.0 scaffold_17, whole genome shotgun sequence encodes:
- the ARK2C gene encoding E3 ubiquitin-protein ligase RNF165 — translation MVLVHVGYLVLPVFGSVRNRGAPFQRSQHPHATSCRHFHLGPPQPQQLAPDFPLAHPVQSQPGLSAHMAPAHQHSGTLHQSLTPLPTLQFQDVTGPSFLPQALHQQYLLQQQLLEAQHRRLVSHPRRSQERVSVHPHRLHPSFDFGHQLQTPQPRYLAEGTDWDLSVDAGLSPAQFQVRPIPQHYQHYLATPRMHHFPRNSSSTQMVVHEIRNYPYPQLHFLALQGLNPSRHTSAVRESYEELLQLEDRLGNVTRGAVQNTIERFTFPHKYKKRRPQDGKGKKEEGEESDTDEKCTICLSMLEDGEDVRRLPCMHLFHQLCVDQWLAMSKKCPICRVDIETQLGADS, via the exons gtgccccttttcaaAGGTCTCAGCATCCTCACGCTACCTCCTGCCGCCACTTCCACCTGGGCCCCCCGCAGCCGCAGCAGCTGGCACCCGACTTCCCCCTGGCCCACCCCGTGCAGTCGCAGCCGGGCCTCAGCGCCCACATGGCCCCGGCCCACCAGCACAGCGGCACCCTGCACCAGTCACTGACTCCGCTGCCCACCCTGCAGTTCCAGGACGTCACAGGTCCCTCCTTCCTACCTCAGGCCCTGCACCAGCAATACCTCCTGCAGCAGCAGCTCCTGGAAGCCCAGCACCGCAGGCTCGTCTCGCACCCGAg GCGGAGTCAGGAGCGCGTGTCTGTCCATCCCCACCGCCTCCACCCCAGCTTCGACTTCGGCCACCAACTCCAGACGCCTCAGCCCAGGTATTTGGCTGAGGGTACTGACTG GGATCTCAGTGTGGACGCCGGCTTGAGCCCTGCCCAGTTCCAGGTGCGGCCCATCCCTCAGCACTATCAGCATTACCTAGCGACTCCTCGAATGCACCACTTTCCCAGAAACTCCTCCTCCACGCAGATG GTCGTCCATGAAATCCGAAACTACCCTTACCCTCAGCTTCACTTCCTTGCTCTCCAGGGACTGAACCCCAGCAGACACACCTCCGCAGTGCGGGAGAGCTACGAG GAGCTGCTGCAGCTTGAGGATAGGTTGGGAAATGTGACCCGGGGAGCTGTACAGAACACCATTGAGAGGTTCACCTTCCCCCACAAATACAAGAAG CGAAGACCCCAGGATGGCAAGggcaagaaggaagagggggaggagtcAGACACAGATGAGAAATGCACAATTTGTCTGTCTATGCTGGAAGATGGAGAAGATGTGAG GCGCCTACCCTGTATGCATCTCTTTCACCAACTGTGTGTGGACCAGTGGCTCGCCATGAGCAAGAAATGTCCCATCTGCCGAGTGGACATTGAGACACAACTGGGAGCCGACAGCTGA